ACAACAGACACATCAAGCCAAGAGTATCCGGCAATATACGGCGACATCGTCGTCTGGACGGATTATAGAATGGGAGAATCTGACATCTACGGTTACAATTTAAGGACTGGGCAAGAATTGCCGCCTATATGTACATATGCAGGTAATCAGATGAATCCTGCAATATACGGCGACATAGTGGTCTGGACGGATTATAGAAACAACAACTGGGACATCTACGGCTACAATTTAAAGACAGGGGAAAATCTTTCCATCTGTACATATGCAGGTTATCAGATGTATCCGGCCATATACGGCGACATCGTCGTCTGGACGGATTATAGAATGGGAACATCTGACATCTACGGCTACAATTTAAAGACAGGGGAAAATCTTTCCATATGTACCCATGCAGGTACTCAGGCAAATCCTGCAATATACGGCGACATAGTTGTCTGGCAGGATTATAGAAACGGAACATCTGACATCTACGGCTACAATTTAAAGACAGGGGAAGGGTTCCAGATAAGAACGGACACATCGGGCCAATATGGTCTGGCCATATACGGCGACATCGTCGTCTGGTATGAGAGTGGAAACAGTGGTTGGGACCTCTACGGTTACAATCTAAGGACAGGACAAGAGTTTCCTATATGCACAGCTGCTAATGACCAGATGGCACCTTCAATATACTGTGACCGCGTAGTCTGGGAAGATTGGAGAAATATCAACGCCGACATCTATCTTGCATACCTTGATGTTTCATGCGGATCAAAAAAGTCATTTCCAATGCAACAGTTCATGAAGATACTGGGGCTCGGGCAACAAGATTAAATTATTTATTTTTTCACTTTCATTCCTTTCCTAACATATCCTTATGGGCATATGTTTGAGAATTGCCATTTTTTGCTTTTTTTAAGGATATCCCTTATGGCTTTTATTTTAATGACTTATAGTTATAGCTACTCCTCCCTTTTTATGCCCCGTTTCAACATACCTATGCGCTTCAACTATTTCTTCGAGAGGGTATATTTTATCAACTATAGGTTTTATCTTTCCATTTTCAATTAAGCTGGTCAATAAATCTAATCTCTTTGAACTTAATTTCAGAGCGCCATTATCAATTGATACATATTTCCCATCTTTTAATAAGGCCTTTTTACAATTATCTTTGAGTTTTGAAGTTTTTATTTTCCCAACAGAATCTAAAATGAAGTCAAATTTAGTATTTTCATCCAAAGTATCTGTAGTTGTATAATCAATTACCTTATCGGCCCCAAGTGACTTAACTAAGTCTAAATGTTTACCACTGCACACTGCTGTAACTTTTGCACCTAAATATTTCCCGTATTGGACTGCAATAGTGCCGGAAGTACCAGATGCCCCATATATCAGAATACTTTGTTTTGCTATAATATCGCCCATATCCATGAATTGAATGGCCAAGGAACCTCCATAAGCTGCTGAAGTTGCTTCTTCAAAAGAAATATTT
The sequence above is drawn from the Methanofastidiosum sp. genome and encodes:
- a CDS encoding NAD(P)-dependent alcohol dehydrogenase, with the translated sequence MKAVICNKYGPPEVLQLKEVNKPIPKENEMLIQIKASAVTASDIFIRSSNIPIRFKIPMRLMMGIFKPRKPIIGLVFSGIVKSAGKEIKRFSPGDEVYGMAGFNLGAYAEYTCIKETDSTTGCVSIKPKNISFEEATSAAYGGSLAIQFMDMGDIIAKQSILIYGASGTSGTIAVQYGKYLGAKVTAVCSGKHLDLVKSLGADKVIDYTTTDTLDENTKFDFILDSVGKIKTSKLKDNCKKALLKDGKYVSIDNGALKLSSKRLDLLTSLIENGKIKPIVDKIYPLEEIVEAHRYVETGHKKGGVAITISH